A genomic region of Lytechinus pictus isolate F3 Inbred chromosome 2, Lp3.0, whole genome shotgun sequence contains the following coding sequences:
- the LOC135155890 gene encoding delta-like protein C: protein MGLASSPPPQRFPCERSIRCISSPIIFKFGMKVENVAETPCFSSPCEEGKDCIDMDNGYRCECPEGYSGDNCETKDPCSPNPCQNNGECGVDGESYECYCVGAFTGDNCDIPIECENNMYFHDCASPCGPARCGVTIDSCITSCDRKCTCPPNTQLCPEGMLPGMTCVTNCTECYMP from the exons ATGGGTTTGGCCTCGTCGCCACcgccgcagagatttccttgtgagcgctctatcagatgcatttcttctccgatcatcttcaaatttggcatgaaggtcGAGAATG ttgcAGAAACCCCATGTTTCTCTTCTCCATGTGAAGAAGGAAAGGATTGCATTGACATGGACAATGGTTACAGATGTGAATGCCCAGAGGGATACAGTGGTGACAACTGCGAAACta AGGACCCTTGCTCCCCCAACCCATGTCAGAACAATGGTGAATGTGGTGTCGATGGTGAATCCTATGAATGCTATTGTGTAGGTGCATTCACCGGAGATAACTGCGACATTC CAATCGAATGTGAGAACAACATGTATTTCCATGATTGCGCTTCGCCCTGTGGACCGGCCCGCTGTGGTGTCACCATTGATTCTTGCATCACGTCCTGCGATCGCAAATGTACCTGCCCTCCAAATACTCAGCTATGTCCTGAAGGGATGCTTCCAGGGATGACGTGTGTGACTAACTGTACTGAGTGTTACATGCCATAG
- the LOC129257561 gene encoding uncharacterized protein LOC129257561 — translation MTIRPHTTTKSSSRMKRLMGLALVALILVAALLDDADATTNRRRPTSLNRRREPMTTRRSDTTSTRRRPQSTRRRYKSDESTEEDIMVINQEIDALKMEKEGKLLFDALPNNMTKTY, via the exons ATGACGATAAGGCCGCATACTACAACAAAATCTTCAAGCAGAATGAAGCGTCTTATGGGACTTGCTCTGGTTGCATTGATTTTAGTGGCTGCTTTGCTAGATGATGCAG ATGCCACAACCAACCGTCGTCGTCCCACCTCTCTCAATCGTCGACGTGAACCCATGACAACTCGACGTTCTGACACGACTTCAACTCGTCGTAGGCCACAATCTACAAGGAGGAGATATAAGTCTG ATGAATCTACAGAGGAGGACATTATGGTCATTAACCAAGAAATAGATGCTCTCAAGATGGAGAAAGAAGGTAAACTTCTCTTCGATGCACTACCAAACAACATGACCAAGACGTACTAA
- the LOC129254971 gene encoding delta-like protein 1 isoform X2 — translation MHLRSTISVLISLGMIAPSLQCLHLFRPQATPCSSEPCQQGAECFDDEMDHYACVCPPGYTGTNCEIVAETPCFSSPCEKGKDCIDMDNGYRCECPEGYSGDNCETKDPCSPNPCQNNGECGIDGESYECYCEGAFTGDNCDIPIECENNMYFRDCASPCGPARCGVTIDSCITSCDRKCTCPPNTQLCPEGMLPGMTCVTNCTECYMP, via the exons ATGCATCTCCGGTCAACCATCTCTGTTTTGATTTCGTTGGGAATGATAGCCCCCTCTCTACAATGCCTGCATCTATTTCGACCTCAAG CTACCCCATGTAGCAGCGAACCGTGTCAACAAGGGGCGGAATGTTTCGATGATGAGATGGACCACTACGCATGCGTATGTCCTCCCGGATAtactggaacaaactgtgaaatag ttgcCGAAACCCCATGTTTCTCTTCTCCATGTGAAAAAGGAAAGGATTGCATTGACATGGACAATGGTTACAGATGTGAATGCCCAGAGGGATACAGTGGTGACAACTGCGAAACTA AGGACCCTTGCTCCCCCAACCCATGTCAGAACAATGGTGAATGTGGTATCGATGGTGAATCCTATGAATGCTACTGTGAAGGTGCATTCACCGGAGATAACTGCGACATTC CAATCGAATGTGAGAACAACATGTATTTCCGTGATTGCGCTTCGCCCTGTGGACCGGCCCGCTGTGGTGTCACCATTGATTCTTGCATCACGTCCTGCGATCGCAAATGTACCTGCCCTCCAAATACTCAGCTATGTCCTGAAGGGATGCTTCCAGGGATGACGTGTGTGACTAACTGTACTGAGTGTTACATGCCATAG
- the LOC129254971 gene encoding fibropellin-1-like isoform X1, with amino-acid sequence MHLRSTISVLISLGMIAPSLQCLHLFRPQATPCSSEPCQQGAECFDDEMDHYACVCPPGYTGTNCEIETACSSSPCLFGACTPQGDEGYLCDCEPGFTGENCNIVAETPCFSSPCEKGKDCIDMDNGYRCECPEGYSGDNCETKDPCSPNPCQNNGECGIDGESYECYCEGAFTGDNCDIPIECENNMYFRDCASPCGPARCGVTIDSCITSCDRKCTCPPNTQLCPEGMLPGMTCVTNCTECYMP; translated from the exons ATGCATCTCCGGTCAACCATCTCTGTTTTGATTTCGTTGGGAATGATAGCCCCCTCTCTACAATGCCTGCATCTATTTCGACCTCAAG CTACCCCATGTAGCAGCGAACCGTGTCAACAAGGGGCGGAATGTTTCGATGATGAGATGGACCACTACGCATGCGTATGTCCTCCCGGATAtactggaacaaactgtgaaatag AAACGGCATGTTCATCCTCCCCGTGTCTGTTCGGAGCCTGCACACCTCAGGGTGATGAGGGATATCTATGTGATTGTGAGCCAGGTTTCACTGGGGAAAATTGCAACATCG ttgcCGAAACCCCATGTTTCTCTTCTCCATGTGAAAAAGGAAAGGATTGCATTGACATGGACAATGGTTACAGATGTGAATGCCCAGAGGGATACAGTGGTGACAACTGCGAAACTA AGGACCCTTGCTCCCCCAACCCATGTCAGAACAATGGTGAATGTGGTATCGATGGTGAATCCTATGAATGCTACTGTGAAGGTGCATTCACCGGAGATAACTGCGACATTC CAATCGAATGTGAGAACAACATGTATTTCCGTGATTGCGCTTCGCCCTGTGGACCGGCCCGCTGTGGTGTCACCATTGATTCTTGCATCACGTCCTGCGATCGCAAATGTACCTGCCCTCCAAATACTCAGCTATGTCCTGAAGGGATGCTTCCAGGGATGACGTGTGTGACTAACTGTACTGAGTGTTACATGCCATAG